From a region of the Trichoderma atroviride chromosome 6, complete sequence genome:
- a CDS encoding uncharacterized protein (EggNog:ENOG41~TransMembrane:1 (o46-69i)) — MARDMSRSILSRSIDQLHSVANRLLARCTETQETNTCEKPLSQTHVLIAVVISTALLLGGSVLLVLFWLHLRRRKLDKLEDASDPFELAAYGIEPPVAQKQRRRDRLRAIMAR, encoded by the exons ATGGCGCGCGACATGTCGAGAAGCATACTAAGCCGCTCAATTGATCAGTTACACAGCGTCGCCAATCGCCTTTTGGCGCGCTGCACAGAAACCCAGGAGACTAACACATGCGAAAAGCCCTTGTCTCAAACGCATGTCCTCATCGCGGTAGTCATCTCTACAGC CTTACTACTCGGCGGATCCGTGCTGTTGGTTCTGTTCTGGCTGCACCTGCGGCGGAGAAAACTCGACAAACTCGAAGATGCATCTGATCCGTTCGAATTGGCGGCGTACGGCATAGAACCGCCTGTTGCGCAGAAGCAAAGGAGACGCGATCGTTTACGGGCAATCATGGCGAGGTGA
- a CDS encoding uncharacterized protein (EggNog:ENOG41~TransMembrane:2 (i272-291o341-365i)): MDIQQPPAKSSRHLDRERKRAARACDGCRRQKERCDGGVPCRRCFRLGRPCDFTARASADSESQAGSGVRPGAIARRNRSDNHQRPRAAESAADQAKRLEYLERIVQGYVGSKDALDLEALKDLAEATDKRRDSTRPADISSQSSEFDGVDEKFEMRPLHGNVTHYSGEFSHWNFSMRIKKWIDQTVTNDSLNQPSKSATSFKEYYRAEELQSNSEILGSLSLLPPRPIADFLVYSFFKHAQTNYFFVEQEWLRAKLNLAYENPGSFSRRDVGIIGIIFATFAIGTQFAYLESLVEGAENPTEKGTGAFTEDAVGILFYQQACRLLPDVITVSSLESVQAVLLLGIYTLPVDASGLAYIYLNLALKLAIQNGMHRKYPVENRDVRIVETRNRVWWSVYTIEKRVGIFHGRPTSISSTDVDADYPIHLPELWSSTTPTDTAHLLATFELNQKLSRMSQEITILRSLPKHDVPEGLKRLLGLHRELKGWWESLPNDIFCKEFTSQSTLSRQHMHLHLEYCLVRMFVGRVFIFPEAGFKDGSSPATSANGPSSASLSRKGTRSTLVADCTEAALSIIDTCRSLRNSIGLARASYTEFSSCRAALLVITTQCLSQKTYMFRQALRDGLSMLKEMSTGSQSAHSEMSLIEAFEQAIANMNAQELTATSIVSESEYAKFKKWEQLWKSDAPIAEMAERGVENKPVPIVPPVMEQPRHMGEAPKEEPAMMPHGTPFFGVDGHFASFPQSLDDFSAFFGNEFGNNIDPGHG; encoded by the exons ATGGACatccagcagccgccggcAAAGTCCAGCCGCCACCTAGATAGAGAGAGGAAACGAGCGGCTCGAGC GTGCGATGGCTGTCGCCGCCAGAAGGAGCGGTGCGATGGAGGCGTGCCGTGTCGGAGGTGCTTCCGGCTAGGCCGCCCATGCGACTTCACGGCTAGAGCCTCAGCCGACAGCGAGTCGCAGGCCGGCTCAGGCGTGCGCCCGGGAGCCATAGCAAG GCGGAATCGTTCTGACAACCACCAAAGACCCCGCGCCGCCGAGAGCGCCGCTGACCAGGCCAAGCGCCTCGAGTACCTGGAACGCATTGTCCAGGGCTACGTCGGCAGCAAAGATGCGCTGGACCTCGAGGCTCTCAAGGATCTGGCCGAGGCCACGGACAAGCGCCGAGATTCCACTCGACCGGCCGACATCTCGTCCCAGAGCTCTGAATTCGATGGCGTGGACGAGAAGTTTGAGATGCGACCTCTCCACGGCAATGTTACAC ATTATTCCGGAGAATTTTCACATTGGAACTTTTCCATGCGTATAAAGAAGTGGATCGACCAAACAGTTACAAATGATTCTTTGAAT CAACCATCCAAGTCCGCGACGTCATTCAAGGAGTACTATCGCGCCGAGGAGCTCCAATCAAACTCCGAAATCCTAGGATCACTATCACTCTTACCACCGAGACCCATCGCTGACTTCCTCGTTTACTCCTTTTTCAAGCATGCGCAGACCAACTACTTCTTCGTTGAACAGGAATGGCTCAGGGCCAAGTTAAATCTTGCTTACGAGAACCCTGGATCCTTTTCTCGGAGAGATGTGGGAATCATCGGCATCATTTTCGCTACCTTTGCCATTGGAACCCAATTTGCGTACCTCGAATCGTTGGTTGAAGGCGCTGAGAACCCCACGGAGAAAGGGACGGGCGCGTTTACAGAAGATGCGGTTGGGATACTGTTCTATCAGCAAGCGTGCAGACTGCTTCCAGATGTTATTACGGTATCCTCATTGGAGAGCGTGCAGGCCGTCCTATTGCTCGGTATATACACTCTGCCAGTGGATGCATCTGGATTAGCCTACATCTATCTCAACTTGGCCCTTAAGCTTGCGATACAAAACGGCATGCATAGGAAATATCCCGTCGAAAATCGAGATGTGCGCATTGTCGAGACCAGAAATCGGGTGTGGTGGAGTGTTTACACGATTGAGAA GCGTGTCGGAATCTTCCATGGAAGGCCAACTTCTATTTCAAGTACTGATGTGGATGCCGATTATCCCATACACCTCCCCGAACTTTGGTCATCAACTACGCCGACCGATACTGCACATCTGCTAGCGACTTTTGAGCTAAATCAAAAGCTAAGCAGAATGTCCCAAGAGAT AACTATACTACGCTCTTTACCAAAACACGATGTTCCAGAAGGCCTAAAGAGGCTTTTAGGCCTGCATCGTGAGCTAAAAGGCTGGTGGGAATCTCTGCCGAATGACATTTTCTGCAAAGAATTCACATCTCAGTCGACACTGTCTCGTCAACACATGCACCTGCACTTGGAATATTGCCTTGTACGCATGTTTGTCGGCCGCGTTTTCATCTTTCCCGAGGCAGGTTTCAAAGATGGTAGCAGTCCGGCCACATCTGCAAACGGGCCCTCCAGTGCGTCGCTGAGTAGAAAGGGCACTCGTTCGACCTTGGTTGCAGACTGTACTGAGGCCGCGCTGTCAATTATAGACACGTGTCGCTCTCTACGCAATAGTATTGGTCTCGCCCGCGCGTCGTATACGGAGTTCAGCTCTTGTCGGGCGGCTCTTTTGGTCATTACTACGCAATGTCTTTCTCAGAAAACCTACATGTTCCGACAGGCTTTGCGAGATGGGCTATCTATGCTCAAGGAAATGTCAACTGGCAGCCAATCAGCACACTCCGAAATGTCGCTAATAGAGGCATTCGAACAGGCTATAGCTAACATGAACGCACAGGAGCTGACAGCCACCTCAATAGTGAGCGAGTCTGAATATGCCAAATTCAAAAAGTGGGAGCAGCTGTGGAAGAGCGACGCACCTATAGCAGAAATGGCTGAGAGAGGCGTTGAAAACAAACCAGTGCCGATTGTACCGCCTGTGATGGAGCAGCCAAGGCATATGGGAGAAGCTCCGAAGGAAGAACCCGCGATGATGCCACACGGCACTCCGTTCTTCGGTGTAGACGGACATTTCGCGTCATTTCCACAAAGTTTGGATGACTTTTCGGCATTCTTTGGCAACGAGTTTGGAAATAATATTGATCCTGGACATGGATGA
- a CDS encoding uncharacterized protein (EggNog:ENOG41), giving the protein MDMYSYFATQRIVSLQNFSTFRNRKKIDRPRGDLKALMHYQKALQALQEALLDEREWSKPETLCATQLLGIFEALNGNEKDSWMQHVGGAARLVEARGAHMFQSEFEKALFLSHIGPTVMSAFLSNTPCFLEQSQWQAVIREAVNEDATLSNDKEFVLALWGGLIELPRLFKDTTALLMAPCPPPQKVVDDLIERLLAKRKNLMIWLTLIRKNP; this is encoded by the exons ATGGACATGTACAGCTACTTCGCCACGCAACGGATTGTGTCATTGCAAAACTTCAGTACCTTTCGCAACCGGAAGAAAATAGATCGCCCAAGGGGGGACTTGAAAGCGCTGATGCACTATCAGAAGGCGCTTCAAGCGCTTCAAGAGGCATTGCTAGATGAGCGCGAGTGGTCGAAGCCAGAGACTCTATGCGCGACACAGCTGTTGGGAATTTTCGAG GCCTTGAATGGAAATGAGAAAGATTCCTGGATGCAGCATGTCGGTGGTGCGGCTAGACTTGTGGAAGCTCGAGGAGCTCACATGTTCCAGTCAGAGTTTGAGAAGGCCCTGTTCTTGTCACATATTGGGCCAACG GTCATGTCGGCATTTTTAAGCAATACGCCCTGCTTTTTGGAGCAGTCACAGTGGCAAGCCGTTATTCGAGAGGCCGTCAACGAAGACGCGACTCTTTCAAACGATAAAGAATTTGTCCTCGCATTATGGGGCGGCCTTATTGAGCTACCAAGGCTCTTCAAAGACACAACGGCACTTCTGATGGCGCCTTGTCCGCCTCCACAGAAGGTTGTTGATGATCTGATAGAGCGCTTGCTGGCAAAACGTAAAAATCTCATGATATGGCTGACTTTGATAAGAAAGAACCCATAA
- a CDS encoding uncharacterized protein (EggNog:ENOG41~SECRETED:SignalP(1-17)), producing MKLYTAVLVFTAALASACNSCNDCPGDQVCNHFGGFGVDPTSFCVEPSDPSCNDPRGNCDTNTCD from the exons ATGAAGCTCTACACtgccgtcctcgtcttcactGCAGCTTTGGCTAGCGCTTGCAACTCTTGCAAT gactGCCCTGGAGACCAAGTTTGCAATCACTTCGGAGGCTTCGGAGTCGACCCAACCAGCTTCTGCGTTGAGCCGAGCGACCCCAGCTGCAATGACCCACGTGGCAACTGCGATACCAACACTTGCGACTAA
- a CDS encoding uncharacterized protein (EggNog:ENOG41), with protein sequence MSPIKTVAVLGATGNVGKVAIPALLSAGFIVTVIARPESTSTYPQGIAVKKSSYDDLKTLTEVLQGQDALIEAFNPAAAEHQSTIVQAALAAGVSRLITPEFSTDSFSAHSAEIRIFGPKHEAQKELESLTSAPDCTLSWTGIILGAWFDWGIEEGFFWVNKKDRTITRFGSGDQKVSMSHLALVGEAIVTVLQTPEKYRNRVAYFADYAVSTNELIDMIQKFSAPGEWKIVDLSVEDFKKEGFALWDEDTKQGVTNRLFTKAYTMLGTAGVFDEQNRYDGDYTAKLEPGCGKPIESLEENLKKLLGYV encoded by the exons ATGTCGCCGATCAAGACCGTCGCAGTTCTCGGT GCTACCGGAAATGTTGGGAAAGTTGCGATACCAGCTTTGCTCTCTGCCGGCTTCATTGTAACTGTCATTGCAAGGCCAGAGAGCACTTCGACCTATCCCCAAGGCATCGCTGTCAAGAAGTCTTCTTATGATGACCTGAAGACACTTACCGAAGTATTACAAGGCCAGGATGCTCTGATTGAAGCATTCAACCCCGCCGCTGCCGAGCACCAGAGCACCATCGTACAGGCTGCTCTGGCCGCCGGCGTGTCTCGTTTGATCACGCCCGAGTTTAGTACCGACTCTTTTTCTGCGCATTCCGCGGAAATTCGAATCTTTGGACCTAAACATGAAGCTcaaaaagagcttgaaagtCTCACGTCGGCGCCTGACTGCACTTTGTCTTGGACAGGTATTATCCTCGGGGCGTGGTTTGACTGGGGCATTGAGGAGGGATTCTTCTGGGTTAACAAGAAGGATCGTACTATCACGCGCTTTGGCTCTGGTGACCAGAAAGTCTCAATGAGTCATCTGGCTCTCGTTGGAGAAGCTATTGTGACTGTTCTTCAAACCCCTGAAAAGTACCGAAATCGGGTTGCTTATTTTGCAGATTACGCCGTCAGTACGAATGAACTTATCGACATGATTCAAAAGTTCTCGGCTCCGGGAGAATGGAAGATTGTGGACCTGTCCGTTGAGGATTTTAAGAAGGAAGGATTTGCGCTTTGGGATGAAGATACCAAGCAAGGCGTCACGAATCGGCTGTTTACCAAGGCATACACGATGTTGGGGACGGCAGGAGTATTTGATGAACAGAATCGCTACGATGGAGATTATACGGCCAAGCTAGAGCCTGGATGTGGCAAGCCTATTGAAAGCCTTGAGGAAAACCTTAAGAAGCTGCTAGGATACGTTTAA
- a CDS encoding uncharacterized protein (EggNog:ENOG41~MEROPS:MER0002601) yields the protein MAAKKVLVVLTSHDKIDALNKQTGWYLPEFAHPHHILTEKNVQVTVVSPKGGAAPLDQGSLEGSKDDPVAMAFFENQKALWENTATIKEFRGRSAEFDAIFFPGGHGPMYDLVNDADSIALVEEFYRAGKIVSAVCHGTIALVNVKVDGEHIIKGREITGFTNEEEDFIKLTSAMPMLVEDKVIAAGGKFVKAGVFGDKVAVDGQFVTGQNPVSANSFGKALVAAIGA from the exons ATGGCTGCCAAGAAGGTCCTCGTTGTCCTCACCTCCCACGACAAGATCGACGCCCTCAACAAGCAAACCGGCTGGTACCTC CCTGAATTCGCCCACCCCCACCACATCCTCACCGAGAAGAACGTCCAAGTCACCGTCGTCTCCCCCAAGGGCGGCGCCGCCCCTCTCGACCAGGGCTCCCTCGAGGGCTCCAAGGACGACCccgtcgccatggccttcTTCGAGAACCAAAAGGCCCTGTGGGAGAACACGGCCACCATCAAGGAGTTCCGCGGCCGCTCGGCCGAGTTCgacgccatcttcttccctggCGGCCACGGCCCCATGTACGACCTCGTCAACGACGCCGACTCCATTGCCCTGGTTGAGGAGTTTTACCGCGCCGGCAAGATTGTTTCTGCCGTGTGCCACGGCACTATTGCTCTGGTCAACGTCAAGGTTGATGGCGAGCACATCATCAAGGGCCGGGAGATTACCGGCTTCACcaacgaggaggaggactTTATTAAGCTGACCAGCGCCATGCCTATGCTTGTTGAGGACAAGGTCATTGCTGCCGGTGGAAAGTTTGTCAAGGCGGGTGTCTTTGGCGACAAGGTTGCTGTTGACGGTCAGTTTGTGACTGGCCAGAACCCGGTTTCGGCCAATTCTTTTGGCAAGGCCCTcgttgccgccattggcgcctAA
- a CDS encoding uncharacterized protein (TransMembrane:9 (o53-76i96-119o131-150i170-191o211-228i235-257o263-286i298-314o377-395i)) — protein sequence MTILVTFTLSDMVQLRTFALLQSVHSICETAGLVLGGILGSRLAHSNAAAWRLWYQVNSGIIFVPLLWVVVTMPSLASNRSPASAQSENVWSLRGFLAKFDILGAALLGTSVFSLILALELGGSKLGWGSAALIVTSLTAILSTVAFIYVEINRPGKALIPLNFLSDRTVGFAIGCNSIAMFGYTASLYQISFFLQAEAYADPNSSNSGLSPLYVGLGLGFLVGGLYVRATGNAMAAVFFASSLTSICYVSLASGFVEIGGMLNWAVLMLLGASLATTFEGLIVSLLSFSQSAKNDRALLIGMNSVIVSIWGTLGTKTSATIFHSVMTKILRSEIGNDDLADDVISKISRSLEALRSFDPSLQKMVIASIRKSYETLHVWIFFLSIAVIIGSRQLRNHI from the exons ATGACTATCCTTGTAACGTTTACGCTATCAG ATATGGTGCAGCTTCGGACGTTTGCTTTGCTTCAAAGTGTTCATAGTATCTGCGAAACTGCGGGACTGGTGCTCGGAGGCATCCTGGGATCCCGCCTTGCTCACTCGAATGCAGCTGCCTGGCGCTT ATGGTACCAAGTGAATTCTGGCATTATATTCGTGCCGCTTCTTTGGGTAGTGGTTACTATGCCTTCTCTGGCTTCAAACCGTTCCCCAGCCTCCGCTCAGTCTGAGAATGTGTGGTCGTTGCGCGGATTCCTTGCCAAGTTTGACATTCTCGGCGCAGCGCTGCTTGGAACATCAGTCTTCTCGCTCATCTTGGCACTCGAGCTTGGAGGTAGCAAACTCGGCTGGGGCAGCGCTGCCCTAATAGTTACCTCCCTTACAGCCATCTTATCTACGGTTGCCTTCATTTACGTGGAAATCAATAGGCCTGGCAAAGCACTCATACCGTTGAATTTTCTGAGCGACAGAACGGTCGGATTTGCTATTGGGTGCAATAGCATTGCCATGTTTGGCTACACAGCT AGTCTCTATCagatttccttcttccttcaagCGGAAGCGTATGCCGACCCCAACTCATCTAATAGTGGTCTAAGTCCTCTCTATGTCGGACTGGGACTAGGCTTCCTCGTTGGGGGGCTCTATGTTCGGGCCACCGGCAATGCTATGGctgctgttttctttgcGTCCTCTCTGACCAGTATATGCTATGTGTCGCTCGCCTCAGGCTTTGTTG AGATTGGTGGGATGCTGAACTGGGCAGTTCTCATGTTGTTGGGGGCATCTCTCGCGACGACCTTTGAAGGACTTATCGTTTCGCTTCTGTCGTTTTCTCAATCTGCAAAGAATG ATCGAGCGTTACTCATCGGCATGAACAGCGTCATCGTGTCCATATGGGGAACTCTTGGCACGAAAACTTCTGCTACGATATTTCATTCTGTCATGACCAAAATCCTGAGGTCAGAGATTGGGAATGACGACTTGGCTGACGAT GTAATTTCTAAAATATCGAGGAGCCTGGAAGCACTGCGATCCTTTGATCCAAGTTTGCAGAAGATGGTAATTGCTTCGATCCGCAAATCATATGAAACCCTTCATG TTTggatctttttcttgtctaTTGCCGTAATTATCGGTAGCCGACAACTCAGAAATCACATATGA
- a CDS encoding uncharacterized protein (TransMembrane:12 (i104-123o129-148i160-182o194-217i237-260o272-291i311-332o352-369i376-398o404-427i439-455o518-536i)), translated as MPESTESETLLAPEPSAHLGQNEEPDENIVKTNYATAVVVTGLFLGATLASMDVAYNTATYALIGSDFHNLENASWLILTHELIHSIAQPIYGGLSNTYGRKRLTLLAYLFFLVVSSLSSFASSFAQALLGRVILSTGVSGMTILVTFTLSDMVQLRTFALLQSVHSICETAGLVLGGILGSRLAHSNAAAWRLWYQVNSGIIFVPLLWVVVTMPSLASNRSPASAQSENVWSLRGFLAKFDILGAALLGTSVFSLILALELGGSKLGWGSAALIVTSLTAILSTVAFIYVEINRPGKALIPLNFLSDRTVGFAIGCNSIAMFGYTASLYQISFFLQAEAYADPNSSNSGLSPLYVGLGLGFLVGGLYVRATGNAMAAVFFASSLTSICYVSLASGFVEIGGMLNWAVLMLLGASLATTFEGLIVSLLSFSQSAKNDRALLIGMNSVIVSIWGTLGTKTSATIFHSVMTKILRSEIGNDDLADDVISKISRSLEALRSFDPSLQKMVIASIRKSYETLHVWIFFLSIAVIIGSRQLRNHI; from the exons ATGCCTGAATCGACTGAATCAGAGACGCTACTCGCGCCAGAACCTAGCGCGCATCTCGGACAAAATGAAGAGCCTGACGAGAATATTGTCAAGACCAACTACGCCACGGCCGTGGTGGTGACAGGTCTTTTCCTAGG AGCAACTCTCGCGAGTATGGATGTGGCATACAACACGGCAACATACGCACTGATTG GCTCCGATTTCCACAACCTCGAGAATGCCTCGTGGTTGATCCTCACTCATGAGCTGATACACAGCATTGCGCAGCCGATT TATGGAGGCTTATCCAATACCTATGGTCGCAAACGATTAACCTTGCTGGCctatctcttcttcctcgttgTGTCGAGTCTGAG TTCCTTTGCATCGAGCTTTGCACAAGCACTGTTGGGGAGAGTAATCCTGTCCACAGGCGTCTCAGGCATGACTATCCTTGTAACGTTTACGCTATCAG ATATGGTGCAGCTTCGGACGTTTGCTTTGCTTCAAAGTGTTCATAGTATCTGCGAAACTGCGGGACTGGTGCTCGGAGGCATCCTGGGATCCCGCCTTGCTCACTCGAATGCAGCTGCCTGGCGCTT ATGGTACCAAGTGAATTCTGGCATTATATTCGTGCCGCTTCTTTGGGTAGTGGTTACTATGCCTTCTCTGGCTTCAAACCGTTCCCCAGCCTCCGCTCAGTCTGAGAATGTGTGGTCGTTGCGCGGATTCCTTGCCAAGTTTGACATTCTCGGCGCAGCGCTGCTTGGAACATCAGTCTTCTCGCTCATCTTGGCACTCGAGCTTGGAGGTAGCAAACTCGGCTGGGGCAGCGCTGCCCTAATAGTTACCTCCCTTACAGCCATCTTATCTACGGTTGCCTTCATTTACGTGGAAATCAATAGGCCTGGCAAAGCACTCATACCGTTGAATTTTCTGAGCGACAGAACGGTCGGATTTGCTATTGGGTGCAATAGCATTGCCATGTTTGGCTACACAGCT AGTCTCTATCagatttccttcttccttcaagCGGAAGCGTATGCCGACCCCAACTCATCTAATAGTGGTCTAAGTCCTCTCTATGTCGGACTGGGACTAGGCTTCCTCGTTGGGGGGCTCTATGTTCGGGCCACCGGCAATGCTATGGctgctgttttctttgcGTCCTCTCTGACCAGTATATGCTATGTGTCGCTCGCCTCAGGCTTTGTTG AGATTGGTGGGATGCTGAACTGGGCAGTTCTCATGTTGTTGGGGGCATCTCTCGCGACGACCTTTGAAGGACTTATCGTTTCGCTTCTGTCGTTTTCTCAATCTGCAAAGAATG ATCGAGCGTTACTCATCGGCATGAACAGCGTCATCGTGTCCATATGGGGAACTCTTGGCACGAAAACTTCTGCTACGATATTTCATTCTGTCATGACCAAAATCCTGAGGTCAGAGATTGGGAATGACGACTTGGCTGACGAT GTAATTTCTAAAATATCGAGGAGCCTGGAAGCACTGCGATCCTTTGATCCAAGTTTGCAGAAGATGGTAATTGCTTCGATCCGCAAATCATATGAAACCCTTCATG TTTggatctttttcttgtctaTTGCCGTAATTATCGGTAGCCGACAACTCAGAAATCACATATGA
- a CDS encoding uncharacterized protein (EggNog:ENOG41), which yields MGLSDGWQSVIRLDERSYQWSQDPVARLSADFRQFCSEISASPCLVFRADDCPDFADSSLCELFSHWLTIDDVTSVSFCRTVFLLDPSLESGTVENMSKDSFPGLRDLGTINVIRMATNGLQGLRSGPYFYQEASFHHVYRVFPDSQSAFFSAITQNPISGQFIEHRPTDHVAVPSRLYSPPQTPKLPLSGLRFASKDVFDVAGLKTSAGSRSFFELSDPKPKSAFIVQKLTALGAVLVGKAKNTQFANGEDPQEWIDYRCPWNPRGDGYQNPDTSSSGSATAVSSYPWLDFAIGSDTCGSIACPAAAQGIFGLRLSTGALPHEGVFTISKYLDTSGIFTRSIDILHLVTSKLLEGTSEPGRSLPLSEVQTIPSRIVYPESSFPHDNDETIDSVDRFIKALESFCGTERTTLDIDEKWIKMDPHGHKLSIYSELKTTTAHLHLAGFYDAIAPFQEAYRSTYQKNPYLDRVNIEKLKLARLILQGGDGSGATGSLGGIMVWPFNPQEPQYRDNYPSLTPHVNWRWDVDYTAPLAGLPQVIVPIGQFQYDSRITGEPDFLPIAASIVGPPGSDIALLDFISKFLQRTRGLLSVKPGRYIV from the exons ATGGGCCTCTCAGACGGTTGGCAATCGGTGATCCGCCTCGACGAACGATCGTACCAGTGGTCTCAGGATCCTGTTGCTCGTCTAAGCGCTGATTTTCGT CAATTCTGCTCCGAAATTTCAGCGAGTCCGTGTCTCGTCTTCCGCGCTGACGATTGCCCTGACTTTGCCGACTCCAGCCTCTGTGAGCTCTTCTCACATTGGCTAACAATTGACGATGTCACTTCCGTGTCTTTCTGCAGGACCGTCTTCCTGCTAGATCCGTCTCTCGAATCTGGAACGGTCGAAAACATGTCCAAAGATTCCTTTCCCGGTCTCAGAGATCTAGGCACGATAAACGTCATCCGAATGGCCACCAATGGCTTACAGGGACTGCGCTCAGGGCCATACTTTTATCAAGAAGCCAGCTTCCATCACGTGTATCGAGTGTTTCCCGATTCTCaatctgccttcttctcggccatCACGCAGAACCCTATAAGCGGTCAATTTATAGAGCATCGCCCAACCGACCATGTGGCCGTGCCGTCTCGCCTATACTCTCCACCGCAGACCCCCAAACTCCCCTTGTCTGGCCTTCGATTTGCGTCAAAAGATGTATTTGATGTTGCCGGACTCAAGACTAGCGCGGGCTCCAGGTCTTTCTTCGAGCTGTCTGATCCCAAACCCAAATCGGCATTCATCGTCCAGAAGCTCACTGCTTTGGGCGCAGTCCTGGTTGGCAAGGCCAAAAATACACAGTTCGCCAACGGTGAAGATCCACAGGAATGGATCGACTACCGCTGCCCTTGGAACCCGCGTG GTGACGGCTATCAAAACCCCGATACGAGCAGTAGCGGGAGCGCGACGGCGGTTTCCTCATATCCATGGCTAGACTTTGCCATTGGATCCGACA CTTGTGGCAGCATCGCGTGCCCGGCGGCTGCACAGGGTATCTTTGGCTTAAGGTTATCTACTGGCGCGCTCCCTCATGAAGGAGTCTTCACCATCAGCAA ATATTTAGATACGTCAGGCATCTTCACTCGAAGCATCGATATTCTGCATCTCGTCACCTCCAAGCTACTTGAGGGCACATCTGAACCTGGAAGAAGCCTTCCTCTATCCGAA GTCCAGACAATTCCTTCACGGATAGTATACCCCGAATCGTCATTTCCGCACGACAATGACGAAACCATTGATTCCGTTGATCGATTTATCAAGGCTCTCGAGAGCTTCTGCGGCACAGAGCGAACGACATTGGATATAGATGAGAAATGGATAAAGATGGATCCCCACGGCCATAAGCTATCGATCTATAGCGAATTAAAGACG ACCACAGCTCATCTACACCTGGCTGGATTTTACGACGCCATCGCACCCTTTCAGGAAGCATACCGAAGCACATACCAGAAGAACCCTTACCTGGATAGAGTCAATATCGAAAAACT GAAACTTGCCCGGTTG ATTCTACAGGGTGGTGACGGTAGCGGCGCCACTGGCTCCCTTGGAGGAATCATGGTCTGGCCTTTTAACCCCCAGGAGCCACAATATCGCGACAATTACCCATC TCTTACGCCCCATGTAAATTGGCGCTGGGATGTGGACTACACTGCCCCTCTTGCCGGGTTGCCCCAAGTCATTGTGCCTA TTGGCCAATTCCAGTATGATTCTCGCATCACAGGAGAGCCGGATTTTCTCCCGATCGCTGCCTCAATCGTGGGACCTCCAG GGAGCGATATTGCATTGCTAGACTTTATTTCAAAGTTTCTCCAAAGGACACGAGGCCTGTTATCCGTGAAGCCTGGGCGCTATATTGTGTAG